The Staphylothermus marinus F1 genome has a segment encoding these proteins:
- a CDS encoding TIM barrel protein has protein sequence MLPVHLGPAGKPLSMKNQKIEVAPRFLKEIGLNAMEYEAVRGVRITREKAYKLGEEARKNDILLSIHAPYFINLASSKNKVIEASISRLIKSIEAASWMNAYIVVFHLGYYGEYNRNEALRKVINSLKQVIEYRNTMGYKRIILGPETAGKKSQIGGLEEIINISSLLDNVRPVIDWAHLHARSNGKLINSIDNVIEVIEIIEKNLGGEAVNPLHSHFSKIEYSSKGEIRHHSLKEKEYGPCFETVCKGLCETGINSVVISESPLLEIDALEMKKICNRICG, from the coding sequence ATGCTTCCCGTTCATCTAGGACCCGCAGGTAAACCTTTATCTATGAAAAACCAAAAAATAGAAGTTGCTCCACGATTTCTAAAGGAGATAGGCTTAAACGCTATGGAGTATGAAGCTGTAAGAGGAGTAAGAATCACTAGGGAAAAAGCATATAAACTCGGAGAAGAAGCGCGGAAAAATGATATTTTATTGAGCATTCATGCACCCTATTTTATAAATCTTGCTAGCTCTAAGAATAAAGTCATAGAAGCCAGTATATCTAGGCTGATTAAAAGTATTGAAGCAGCTTCATGGATGAATGCATACATTGTTGTTTTTCATCTAGGATATTATGGAGAATATAATAGGAATGAAGCACTAAGAAAAGTTATTAATAGTTTAAAACAAGTCATTGAATACAGGAATACTATGGGTTATAAAAGAATCATTCTAGGCCCTGAAACTGCTGGGAAAAAATCGCAGATAGGCGGTCTCGAGGAAATAATTAATATTTCGTCTCTACTTGATAATGTCCGGCCAGTTATAGATTGGGCTCATTTACATGCAAGAAGTAATGGTAAGTTAATTAATAGTATTGATAATGTTATAGAAGTTATTGAGATAATAGAGAAAAACCTTGGAGGAGAAGCAGTAAATCCTCTACACTCGCATTTCTCTAAGATAGAATATAGTAGTAAAGGAGAGATAAGACATCATTCCCTAAAGGAGAAGGAATATGGTCCCTGCTTCGAGACTGTATGTAAGGGTTTATGTGAGACCGGCATTAATTCTGTAGTAATATCTGAGAGCCCCCTACTTGAAATTGATGCATTAGAAATGAAGAAAATATGTAATAGAATATGTGGTTGA
- the pgsA gene encoding archaetidylinositol phosphate synthase has translation MLTKLRSYVKVYLEKIGFKIARTGIKPNHITSLSLMFAFLAFVSIAYFSRVSWFILFIILSGLMDVLDGAVARASGNVTRFGGFLDSTLDRFSDALFIISLLYMGFGILDVFSLLIFSFMISYSRAKAESLNIKMEGVGIIERGERLLFIFLIAFFVYLGFFNVSLFLFYTLLALSILTVLQRIIHVYKETRQT, from the coding sequence ATGCTGACAAAGTTAAGGAGCTATGTTAAAGTATACCTGGAAAAGATCGGTTTCAAGATTGCTCGTACCGGTATTAAGCCAAATCATATTACAAGTTTATCTCTAATGTTTGCTTTTCTAGCATTTGTTTCAATAGCTTATTTCTCTAGGGTTTCATGGTTTATATTATTTATTATTTTGTCAGGGCTTATGGATGTATTAGATGGTGCTGTAGCTAGAGCGTCTGGAAATGTAACACGTTTTGGAGGATTTCTCGATTCAACTCTTGATAGGTTTTCAGACGCTCTATTTATTATTTCATTACTATACATGGGTTTCGGCATCTTAGATGTTTTTTCTCTTCTAATATTTTCTTTTATGATAAGCTATTCGAGAGCTAAAGCTGAATCTTTGAATATTAAAATGGAAGGTGTGGGGATTATTGAGAGAGGAGAGAGATTGTTATTTATCTTTTTAATTGCATTTTTTGTTTATCTAGGATTCTTTAATGTAAGTTTGTTTTTATTCTATACATTATTAGCATTATCTATTCTAACAGTATTACAGAGAATAATACATGTATATAAAGAAACAAGACAAACTTAA
- a CDS encoding ATP-binding protein: protein MDDIIAKLEKKFRKAVEIAEKYGDIIGWVSRTSPSSITEEGGIVIFDVDPATYFSNFIDIASAGSYLAVVDIKTEHIISMKVLGVERRDILAELDLPDMYISLPGREVSGLLTRTRVKAKPLLEYDPETGSVSIANYVIEPQSPVIKLRNPVVIQKILGLPTEGVFIGYVTIGDKPVFDIGAPLYLPLKTFYQHVLVLGTTGSGKTTLLKNMVTSLYSRYNIRNEIDTTMIIMDPNRDYVTLPLKPRWEFSEGVDKELEQKILEKTKDKVKRPKGLVIILPITRYVIERIGGEYNWAKTLKFIAEDYVRSTYESIALRMGWSLSIDKLSVIEEPGNPPLRFVKLIIKVNYGDDIDEFTLFIIPYGFRFKDISSKEFISLNPYFTRQAKDGLFRLMNYLKAKNAVVETIYDFYESLREARIRYHEKPGTKHGIIIDPNREYIVELIKELAIHKSTLENMIRQIGSLIDTGLFDIEVKQGKGEDKYLHEPPIETMLEKHYEIFEGYPIIIDLEYLQENSIADPEKIISIVAFRILNRVFSWKILRTRQRIYTQPVIILIDEAHRFFPSKGGGREEYIEHVSSMIDRIARLGRARRLGLVFSTHSPKDVHDIILQLANTKIVLRMDKSQLSSLDIPSEYRELVIRASDRVGIVKSHILRMSYISFRTPLPLAGHYDLSAINI from the coding sequence ATGGATGATATAATAGCTAAGCTCGAGAAAAAGTTTAGAAAAGCCGTTGAAATAGCTGAGAAGTACGGAGATATAATTGGATGGGTATCGCGAACAAGTCCTTCAAGCATAACCGAGGAAGGAGGAATAGTTATTTTCGACGTGGACCCCGCTACTTACTTTAGCAATTTCATAGATATTGCTTCCGCTGGTAGTTATTTAGCAGTAGTAGATATTAAGACAGAGCATATAATAAGTATGAAAGTCTTAGGTGTCGAGAGACGCGATATTCTTGCAGAACTTGATCTACCAGATATGTACATTTCCCTGCCTGGAAGAGAAGTCTCAGGACTACTAACTAGGACACGGGTCAAAGCAAAACCTCTATTAGAATATGATCCGGAAACAGGCAGTGTCAGCATAGCCAATTACGTTATTGAGCCACAATCCCCTGTAATAAAGCTGAGAAATCCAGTAGTGATACAGAAAATATTGGGATTACCCACTGAAGGAGTTTTCATTGGATATGTAACAATAGGTGATAAACCAGTATTTGATATTGGTGCACCACTCTATCTTCCCCTAAAAACATTTTATCAACACGTACTTGTACTGGGAACGACAGGTTCAGGAAAAACAACATTACTCAAAAACATGGTTACCTCATTATATTCTAGATACAATATAAGAAATGAAATAGATACAACAATGATAATAATGGATCCGAACAGAGATTATGTAACACTCCCACTAAAACCTAGGTGGGAGTTCAGCGAAGGCGTAGATAAGGAGTTAGAACAGAAAATACTGGAAAAAACAAAGGATAAAGTAAAAAGACCTAAAGGATTAGTGATTATTCTCCCAATAACTCGTTACGTAATTGAACGTATAGGCGGGGAGTATAATTGGGCGAAAACACTTAAGTTCATTGCAGAAGACTATGTTAGATCAACATATGAATCTATTGCGTTAAGAATGGGGTGGAGTCTTTCTATTGATAAGTTAAGCGTTATAGAAGAACCCGGAAATCCACCACTCAGATTTGTCAAGTTAATAATCAAGGTGAATTATGGAGATGACATAGATGAATTCACATTGTTCATAATACCCTATGGTTTCAGGTTTAAAGATATATCATCAAAAGAATTCATATCTCTAAACCCCTATTTTACTCGCCAAGCAAAAGATGGTTTATTTAGATTAATGAATTACTTAAAAGCCAAAAACGCAGTTGTTGAAACCATTTATGATTTCTACGAATCTCTCAGAGAAGCAAGGATAAGATATCATGAGAAACCTGGAACTAAACATGGAATAATAATTGATCCAAACCGTGAATACATTGTCGAATTAATAAAAGAACTAGCTATTCATAAATCAACACTAGAAAACATGATTAGACAAATAGGCTCACTAATTGATACAGGTTTATTTGATATTGAAGTTAAACAAGGAAAAGGCGAGGATAAATACTTACATGAACCACCAATTGAGACAATGCTTGAAAAACACTATGAAATATTTGAAGGATACCCGATAATAATTGATCTAGAATATCTCCAGGAAAACAGCATAGCTGATCCAGAGAAAATAATTAGCATAGTTGCATTCAGAATCCTAAACAGAGTATTCTCATGGAAGATATTACGAACAAGACAAAGAATCTATACTCAACCAGTAATAATACTAATTGATGAAGCCCATAGATTCTTTCCAAGCAAGGGAGGGGGGCGAGAAGAATATATTGAGCACGTATCGAGTATGATTGATAGAATAGCTAGGCTTGGAAGAGCTCGTAGACTAGGACTAGTGTTCTCAACTCATTCACCAAAAGATGTTCATGATATAATTCTCCAATTAGCAAATACTAAAATAGTTTTAAGAATGGATAAAAGCCAATTATCCAGCCTCGATATACCAAGTGAATATAGAGAGCTAGTTATTAGAGCTAGTGATAGAGTAGGAATTGTTAAGAGCCACATATTGAGAATGAGCTATATATCGTTTCGAACACCATTACCGCTGGCAGGACATTATGATTTATCAGCAATTAATATCTAA
- a CDS encoding DNA double-strand break repair nuclease NurA: MGSLTYLIDKIRRIAENNIDTYARDDDSRIHRLYDYIEYVSENVKTTRKPEMTFIDLGKIYPSKRFTNIYAVDSSSRVVDTPYLFIAIGSVSVINRFNGFIIDHPEPSQLIRSSPTSTGKFLAIVPEIISIIDDIRSDIEEIAYTHNPAGAPYTPSYNKFAILDELRIRLENYMLKQLCSRNIEDSILFLDGPIYYVPPIIKDIDKNSMEYQYLQAWKILMKERVKLVEKIISRNNVVIGIVKRLYKTNLLSRIDPLGIAGNARINDEAYLSLAVNNVVKNNVKIFVLGPIEYSFYNTRLNTVFPVKKIYYLGIPKRTIYGYSGFREYAFYRFEILSSSERFLDNKNISSLDPVLYDSVVAGSILPLSILIVDQRVKKITSAIANNLIREISQSGETTLRYISL, from the coding sequence ATGGGATCATTAACATATTTAATCGATAAGATAAGAAGGATCGCAGAGAACAATATAGATACGTACGCAAGAGATGATGATAGTAGAATACATAGACTCTACGATTACATTGAATATGTATCTGAAAATGTTAAAACAACTAGAAAACCGGAAATGACCTTTATTGATTTAGGTAAAATTTATCCGAGTAAACGATTCACAAACATATATGCTGTTGACAGCAGCTCAAGAGTTGTTGATACTCCATATTTATTTATAGCAATTGGTTCTGTATCAGTTATTAATAGATTCAACGGATTCATAATAGATCACCCAGAACCTTCTCAACTAATAAGAAGTTCTCCAACAAGTACTGGTAAGTTTTTAGCAATTGTTCCAGAAATCATATCTATTATAGATGATATACGTAGTGATATAGAAGAGATAGCTTATACACATAACCCTGCTGGAGCACCCTATACTCCAAGCTATAATAAATTCGCAATACTAGATGAACTTAGAATTAGGCTGGAAAACTATATGTTGAAACAATTATGTTCTAGAAACATAGAAGACTCGATATTGTTTCTTGATGGACCAATATATTATGTTCCACCAATTATAAAAGACATCGATAAAAACAGTATGGAGTATCAGTATCTTCAAGCCTGGAAAATCCTTATGAAGGAAAGAGTAAAGCTTGTCGAAAAAATAATTAGCAGAAACAATGTGGTTATAGGAATTGTCAAAAGATTATATAAAACAAATCTATTATCAAGAATTGATCCTTTAGGAATAGCTGGGAATGCCCGAATAAATGATGAAGCATATCTATCGCTGGCAGTTAATAATGTTGTAAAAAACAATGTTAAAATATTTGTTCTTGGACCAATTGAATATTCTTTCTACAATACTCGTTTAAACACTGTTTTTCCTGTCAAGAAAATATATTATCTCGGAATACCTAAAAGAACAATTTATGGATATAGTGGATTCAGAGAATACGCTTTTTATAGGTTTGAGATCCTAAGTAGCTCTGAGAGATTCCTGGATAATAAAAATATATCCTCTCTAGATCCTGTTCTTTACGATAGTGTTGTTGCAGGGAGTATATTGCCTCTAAGTATATTGATCGTTGATCAAAGAGTTAAAAAGATCACTTCAGCAATAGCCAATAATTTAATACGTGAAATTTCGCAGAGCGGCGAAACAACATTAAGGTATATTTCATTATAG
- a CDS encoding phosphoesterase, translating to MTKTSKNIARVFVGGDWDADGVVAAALIVYSQEKLGMYPLKAKAIVDKKPVDPEKLKFIIGNFRGNYDLVILLDLPYTDTVPRVLKIIKQHFGVKKIMYIDHHLSTLTNKEKLKEVVDELIIDRRMPTAGIVEKLLVENGISIHSRLKSFVEVVKYMDSGKKVPQKYLKLFQITSMFSKALTAIRDEDLWVKIVDWLASPSPLPMPLSEGVMKKVKKIIEIRDKEIKEKALDLALSAVKIGELRFIDARSVWKHRGGTALASKISSILKAPVAVLIDTNKNYSLLIIKAPRGKAYRIAKFLIGEGLALDIAGHPNLAIVKIKKDPDKKVLIDKLREAEFYI from the coding sequence TTGACAAAGACGAGTAAGAATATTGCTAGAGTATTTGTCGGCGGAGACTGGGATGCCGACGGAGTAGTTGCTGCAGCACTAATAGTTTATTCACAGGAAAAACTTGGTATGTATCCATTGAAGGCGAAAGCTATTGTTGATAAAAAACCTGTTGATCCGGAAAAACTAAAATTTATAATTGGAAACTTCAGAGGAAACTATGATCTAGTAATTCTCTTAGATCTACCATATACGGATACTGTACCGCGTGTCTTAAAAATAATTAAGCAACATTTTGGAGTAAAGAAAATAATGTATATTGATCACCACTTATCTACTCTGACAAACAAAGAGAAGCTTAAAGAAGTGGTTGATGAATTAATCATAGATCGCAGAATGCCTACTGCAGGAATTGTTGAAAAATTATTAGTGGAAAATGGTATATCAATACATTCTAGACTTAAATCATTTGTCGAAGTAGTCAAGTATATGGATAGTGGTAAAAAAGTTCCACAAAAATATCTGAAGTTATTCCAGATAACCTCAATGTTCTCAAAAGCTTTAACAGCGATAAGAGACGAGGATCTCTGGGTTAAAATTGTTGATTGGCTCGCTTCACCATCTCCATTACCAATGCCTTTAAGCGAAGGAGTCATGAAGAAGGTAAAGAAGATAATTGAGATAAGAGATAAGGAAATAAAGGAGAAAGCACTTGATCTAGCGTTGAGCGCTGTAAAGATCGGTGAGCTAAGATTTATAGATGCACGTAGCGTGTGGAAACACCGTGGAGGCACTGCATTAGCGTCCAAGATATCATCTATTCTAAAAGCACCTGTTGCAGTATTAATTGATACAAATAAAAACTATTCATTACTAATAATTAAGGCTCCAAGAGGTAAAGCATACAGAATCGCGAAGTTCCTTATAGGTGAGGGGCTCGCACTAGATATAGCTGGCCATCCAAATCTTGCTATAGTAAAGATTAAGAAAGATCCTGATAAAAAGGTGTTAATCGATAAATTGAGAGAAGCAGAATTTTATATTTGA
- a CDS encoding histone deacetylase family protein: MLRIVIETDSLRKHSPWFEHPENPGRIKYVIDGIKRNGLTDYTRFVKHSYEEKEVLQVLNRVHCRKYIEYIMKCRNNAPCQIDPDTYFSETSYELALETFDLSYNTGLSIGEQERIFLIMRPPGHHAGKCGKAFNAPTQGFCIFNNAAATVLGFKDRGFKRVAILDIDVHHGNGTQEIFYKNNDVLHIDIHRNPHDFYPFTGFPEDIGMGRGRGYSVNFIVLPHTGDDSYIHIVDYAFKLIQLYGPEALIVSAGFDGYKNDGLADLDLSQYSYYYIGRKLSRIDVPVVIVLEGGYGLGLIKGIPALLNGLLGIEKQYSTTITNNKISLYNLMIARKIFDTITKVWRQSRE; the protein is encoded by the coding sequence ATGCTTAGAATTGTTATTGAAACTGATTCGTTGAGAAAGCATAGTCCTTGGTTTGAGCATCCAGAAAACCCTGGACGGATCAAGTATGTTATTGATGGAATTAAAAGGAATGGGTTAACCGATTATACGAGGTTTGTTAAACACAGTTATGAGGAAAAAGAAGTTCTACAAGTTCTTAATCGAGTTCATTGTAGAAAATATATAGAGTACATTATGAAATGCAGGAATAATGCTCCATGCCAAATCGATCCTGACACCTATTTTAGCGAGACCAGCTACGAATTAGCTCTGGAAACATTTGATCTATCATATAATACAGGATTATCTATTGGGGAACAAGAAAGAATATTCCTAATAATGAGACCTCCCGGTCATCACGCTGGTAAGTGTGGAAAAGCATTTAATGCACCAACTCAAGGGTTCTGCATATTCAATAATGCTGCAGCTACTGTACTTGGATTTAAAGATAGAGGGTTTAAGAGGGTAGCTATACTGGATATAGATGTACATCATGGTAATGGAACACAGGAAATATTTTATAAAAACAACGATGTTCTACATATTGATATTCATAGAAATCCCCACGACTTTTATCCCTTTACTGGTTTTCCAGAGGATATAGGAATGGGTAGAGGAAGAGGGTACTCTGTTAATTTCATAGTTTTACCACATACTGGTGATGATTCATATATTCACATAGTTGATTATGCATTTAAGCTCATACAATTATATGGTCCTGAAGCACTTATTGTATCCGCTGGATTTGATGGTTACAAGAATGATGGATTAGCTGATCTAGATTTGTCGCAGTATTCATATTACTATATAGGTAGGAAGCTTTCGAGAATAGATGTTCCAGTAGTAATTGTTTTAGAAGGCGGATACGGTTTAGGATTAATAAAAGGTATACCAGCGCTTCTCAACGGACTACTTGGTATTGAAAAACAATATAGTACAACAATAACTAATAATAAAATATCATTATATAACTTAATGATTGCGAGAAAAATTTTTGACACAATAACTAAGGTGTGGAGGCAAAGTCGTGAATGA
- the cyaB gene encoding class IV adenylate cyclase yields the protein MNEYVEVEGKYRVICDDINKISYFLKEKDFREEYRVVEKDIYYNHPCRDFSRTDEALRIRIRKYIGQGIRKTVLTYKGSRKVLGEGVKAREEIEVELNNWRKMNNILLCLGFQRVISFVKERIIYRKRDVEVTLDHVYGLGRFIEVETRNRSIIENIYSSLSECLEPVNKTYLELCLETQKCRDDFDDS from the coding sequence GTGAATGAATATGTAGAAGTTGAAGGAAAATATAGAGTAATATGTGATGATATCAATAAGATCAGTTATTTTCTCAAAGAAAAAGATTTTAGAGAGGAATATAGGGTTGTCGAAAAGGATATATACTATAATCATCCCTGCAGAGATTTTTCTCGAACAGATGAAGCATTGAGAATTAGGATTAGAAAATATATAGGACAAGGAATTAGAAAGACAGTCTTAACATATAAGGGTTCGAGGAAAGTTTTAGGTGAAGGTGTAAAGGCAAGAGAAGAAATAGAGGTAGAATTGAACAATTGGAGGAAAATGAATAACATCCTGCTTTGCCTCGGCTTTCAGAGGGTTATATCATTCGTTAAGGAAAGAATTATTTATAGGAAGAGAGACGTGGAGGTCACACTAGATCATGTTTATGGATTGGGAAGATTCATAGAGGTTGAAACACGCAATCGATCTATCATAGAAAATATATATTCGAGTTTATCTGAGTGTTTAGAACCTGTTAACAAAACATATTTGGAGCTTTGTTTAGAGACACAAAAATGTAGAGATGATTTCGATGATTCGTAG
- a CDS encoding NUDIX hydrolase, with product MIRRAVVGVGAVVLVDDKILLVKRGNEPCRGCWSIPGGHLEYGESIGEAARRELLEETGIDARPLGIIYVDEILPKKNCEYHFVLIDVLMNTKYITEPKASSDALQARFYSLADLPKPLTPSTKRFISYLKLLIKKNKLYDSLIPLSEV from the coding sequence ATGATTCGTAGAGCAGTAGTTGGTGTGGGAGCTGTTGTTTTAGTAGATGATAAAATATTGCTTGTAAAGAGAGGAAATGAACCATGTAGAGGATGCTGGTCCATACCGGGTGGACACTTAGAGTATGGAGAATCAATCGGGGAAGCTGCTCGTAGAGAATTACTCGAAGAGACAGGTATTGATGCTAGACCCCTTGGAATAATTTATGTAGATGAGATCCTTCCTAAGAAAAATTGTGAGTATCATTTTGTTCTCATAGATGTCCTAATGAATACCAAGTATATAACTGAGCCTAAGGCTTCGTCGGATGCATTACAAGCTCGATTTTATTCATTAGCTGATCTTCCAAAACCACTTACTCCTTCTACTAAGCGTTTTATAAGTTATTTAAAATTATTGATTAAGAAAAACAAATTATATGATAGTTTAATACCTTTAAGCGAGGTTTAA
- the cas4 gene encoding CRISPR-associated protein Cas4: MLQQYRSSQEILSIIYSEYMKEVFEKLEESKDPSIIFVTDLVACTHKYHLRHLFPELTIRFEPAAILGDLVHSGLESILEKRGFKTEYPVERKYKIKGKEYVLKGRVDAYNEEKGVVVEIKTSRSTQNLPREHHVYQLQVYLNILNANSGILIYITPDRLLEFYIRKEKIDVESLIKMIIEDRVHPKWDWECKYCYFHKICPYRVSD; encoded by the coding sequence TTGCTTCAACAATACAGGTCTTCACAGGAAATACTTTCAATAATATATAGCGAGTATATGAAGGAAGTATTTGAGAAACTTGAGGAATCAAAGGATCCAAGCATAATATTTGTAACAGATCTCGTTGCATGCACTCATAAATATCATTTACGCCACTTATTTCCAGAACTAACTATTAGATTCGAGCCAGCAGCTATACTGGGAGACTTGGTGCATTCTGGGTTAGAAAGTATATTGGAGAAAAGAGGTTTTAAAACAGAATATCCTGTTGAACGTAAATATAAGATAAAGGGTAAAGAATATGTTCTTAAGGGACGTGTTGATGCTTATAATGAGGAGAAAGGCGTTGTAGTTGAAATAAAAACTAGTAGGTCAACACAGAATCTACCTAGAGAACACCATGTTTACCAACTACAAGTATATCTCAATATTTTAAATGCTAATAGCGGTATACTAATCTATATTACACCAGATAGATTATTAGAGTTCTATATTAGAAAAGAAAAAATCGATGTAGAATCTCTTATTAAAATGATTATAGAGGATAGAGTTCATCCTAAATGGGATTGGGAATGTAAATATTGTTATTTCCACAAGATATGCCCATATAGAGTTAGCGATTAG
- a CDS encoding SAM hydrolase/SAM-dependent halogenase family protein — protein sequence MNGLIVLLTDFGYKDPYVGVMKGVIKSINPKAEIIDLTHMVRRQDTYEAAIVLLVSAKYFPEKTIFVCVVDPGVGSSRKALLIETSHYYLVGPDNGCLSLLAQNDGVKSVYDVSESKYRLRRVSYTFHGRDVFAPIAAWLSRGIKPEELGVRISFDDIVKYDLIKPEIIENTIHGSVIYIDVFGNIMTNISMDDINKIKLSYGEKLYIKIDDKELVCPFVPSFSYVGLGEPACYINSWDYFEIGVNHGNAAEKYGVKKGAKVSITREKLESKN from the coding sequence ATGAATGGTTTGATCGTGTTATTGACTGATTTCGGCTATAAAGATCCATATGTAGGTGTTATGAAGGGTGTTATAAAAAGTATTAATCCAAAAGCTGAAATAATTGATTTAACTCATATGGTTAGAAGGCAAGATACTTATGAAGCTGCAATAGTATTGCTTGTTTCAGCAAAGTATTTCCCTGAGAAAACTATTTTCGTCTGCGTAGTTGATCCAGGTGTTGGTAGCTCGAGAAAAGCTTTGCTCATAGAAACAAGTCATTATTATCTCGTAGGACCCGATAATGGATGCTTATCTCTTCTAGCACAAAATGATGGAGTTAAATCAGTATATGATGTTTCAGAGTCAAAGTATAGGCTAAGAAGAGTCTCGTATACTTTTCATGGAAGAGACGTATTTGCACCAATTGCCGCATGGTTATCTAGGGGAATAAAACCGGAAGAACTAGGTGTAAGGATTAGCTTTGATGATATAGTAAAATATGATTTAATAAAACCAGAAATAATTGAGAACACTATACATGGCTCAGTTATCTATATAGATGTTTTTGGAAACATAATGACTAATATATCTATGGATGACATTAATAAAATAAAACTCTCCTACGGTGAAAAACTCTATATCAAAATAGACGATAAAGAACTAGTATGTCCATTTGTTCCAAGTTTTAGCTATGTCGGATTAGGAGAGCCTGCATGCTATATTAATTCATGGGACTATTTCGAAATAGGAGTTAATCATGGAAACGCCGCTGAAAAATACGGTGTTAAGAAAGGAGCTAAAGTATCTATAACTAGAGAGAAGCTGGAAAGCAAAAACTAG